ATAAGACACAACGTTATTGTCAGGTACTGTACTCAACTATAACTGGAGACAAGTCCTACATTCCCTATGCCTTGAAGCTTTTCGGGAACATTTCCTATACTACAGGAACTGACTGCGATTTGTCTGTCAAATTCAAACACCATGATATTATTTTTAAATAACACGGTTTTTCATCAGCCTCAAAATCATGTCCATGGTATCGGCAAGGTCCTTTTTGCTTCTTGCTTTTGCCTTTTCAAAGGGTAAAGCAACCCTATTAATACTAACAATAGCCGTCACTCCCATATCATAAACTGCTTCTGCTCCGTCGCCCACATCGCCGACTATTGCAACAACAGGAACATCCTTTTTAGCGGCTCTGGCAGCAACACCTATTACAACCTTTCCTCTCAAGCTTTGTCCGTCAATTTTTCCTTCTCCGGTGAAAATTATATCCGCATCTTTTACTTTGTCATCAAAGCCTATAAGATCAAGAATAGTTTCAATTCCGGGTTTGAGACTTCCATTAAGAAAAGCCACTATTCCGGCTCCCATTGCACCTGCTGCACCACTTCCCGGAATTTCCGAAACATCAACCCCCAGTTGACTTTTTATTGTATCGGCTAGTTCCATAAGATTTTTGTCAAGTAGTAAAACCATTTCCCCGTCGGCCCCTTTTTGGGGTGCATACACATATGCTGCCCCTGTTTTACCGTACATGGGATTGTCAATATCGCACATAGCCGTTATTTTACAATCCTTGAGGAACCGGTCTGCTAAAATAGTGTCAATATGAGCTATTTCTCCAAGTGTAGCACCTGTCGGAATAAACTCTTCCCCCTCCTTGTTCTTAAACCTCACGCCTAAGGCACTTGCCATTCCTGTACCTGCATCGTTTGTACAACTTCCCCCGAGACCTATGATTATTTCACGACAGCCATTTTCTACAGCATGGCGTATCATAGTACCGACTCCGAAGGTAGTTGTACTCGCAGGATTTAGTCTGCCTTCTGCTAGCGTAAGGCCTGCAAACATAGCCGTTTCCAAAACAGCTGTATCTCCTGTTCTCGCATAGTAACCTATCAGCTTCTCATTATACGGCCCTGTTGCTTCAATACAAACTTTTTCTGCTCCAAGCAACTGTATGAAACAATCAGAGGTACCTTCTCCTCCGTCAGCTATAGGTATTTCAACGACTTCACTGTGCGGATAGAATTCTTTAATCTTTGTTTTTATTATGCCGCAAATTTCAATAGAACTCATACTCCCTTTAAATGAGTCAGGAGAAATTATAAACTTTTTCATTTTTGATTCACCTTTCATTCGTATGTATAAAAAGAACACATAATTCCTTTATGAAATCTGTGTTCTTTTATGTTTATAAATAGCTTGTAAATTTTTATTATTTTATATTGAAAGTACGTTGCTTAGTTCAAGAAGATCATTGTCAATATCTTTCTTCATTGCTAAAGCTTCATCTATATCTAAATCAATAACTTTTGAATCCTTGACGGATATGATTCTGTTATAAACACCGTCTTTTAGCAATTTTACAGCCTTTGCCCCCATAACACTGGCCATAACTCTGTCCTGAATAGTCGGGCTTCCTCCTCTTTGAATATATCCCAAAACGGTTCCCCTTGTTTCTATACCCGTAAGGTCCTCTATCTTCTTGGAAAGCTCCAATGCCCCTCCTATTTTCTCAGCGACGCCTTCGGCCAGTATGATTATATAGTTTTTCTTTCCGTTATTTCTCCCCTGTATTATTTTCCTGATAATATCCTTATCAAAATCAAACTCTCTTTCTGGAAGCAGAATTACTTCCGCACCTCCTGCAATACCTACATTCAGGGCAATGTGTCCTGCACGGCGTCCCATAACTTCCAGCACACTGCATCGTTCATGTGAGTATGCTGTATCTCTGATTTTATCAAGTGCATCCTGAACGGTATTCATTGCTGTATCATAACCTATTGTATATTCTGAACTTGCTATGTCATTATCAATTGTTCCCGGCAGGCCCATAACCTTCATACCAAATTTGCTGAAATCCCTGGCTCCTCTATATGAACCGTCTCCTCCGATTGTAACAATTGCATCTATACCAAAGGCTTTTGAAATAGACATTGCTTTCTGCATGCCTTCATCAGTTGTAAATGCCTTACATCTGGCAGTCTGAAGTATCGTTCCTCCACGATGAATTATATCTGATACATCTCTGGCACTCATATCAAATATATCTCCGGTAACTAAACCGTTATAACCCTTTCTTATGCCCAGCATTTTTAAACCATAATATATGCCTGTTCTCACAACGGCACGTATTGCAGCATTCATTCCCGGTGCGTCTCCTCCGCTGGTAAGTACTCCTATTGTTTTGATGTCGCTCATTTCAAACCCTCCCCGTAAAAAGTAAATCTGATGTCATATATATACTCAAATTTTTAATTAAGCTGAACCCAATTGAATTTATTATAAACCATTAAACCATTAGAAACAATATAAATTGGCTACTTTGTTCTTTTATCAATACAATTACCAATTGCCTCCCCGGCTAGTACTTTAGTTTCAAAACCCTCTTTGGTCTGCATTATTATATCATCATCTATTTTTACCATATTCTTTTTAAAAATTAGTAGAATGGTTGAACCCCCGAATTTAAAAAATCCTTTTTCTGCACCTTTTGAAATTCGTTCTCCGGGAATATAAGTCTGAATTATTGAGCCTACCGAGGTTGCTCCCACCTCTATAAATAGAACATCACCAAAATTGTCAGTTTTAAATATACTGTATTCCCTTTTGTTCCTGCAAAAAAGTTCAGGTATTTTACTTAGTGCAACAGGATTTACAGAATAGTACTCACCCTTAATTTTGCGGGTTTCCATACATTTACCGCTGTCAAAAAAATGGAACCTATGATAGTCTACAGGACAAAGCCTAAGTATAAGGTAAGTTCCTCCACTGTATTCCCGAGCCAGTTTTTCGTCTTGAAGGAGTTCGCTTAAGCTGTAGGTCATTCCTTTTATCTGGAGGAGTTTTTCCGTATCTATATTTTCCCAAGCCTGAAGCCTTCCATCCCCGGGCGACAGAAGCTTTTCTTCAGAAGTATCAAATACTCTTGCAGACGGTTTTAATTTTCTCGCAAAAAACTCATTAAAACTTTTAAACTCCTCTACCTTGCTTTCACATTCATTAGTATCTATTGAAAATTTTTCTGCAAAACCTTTTATAGTTTTCCGGCTTATTTTACTGTCGCAAAAAAATCCTGTTAAGGAAGAATATATCTTACGCTTTACCAGCAGTTTCAGCCCAAGTCTTCCCCTCCCGGTGGTATACAGGGTATTAAGAAGCCGGCCCCCTGCTACCTGCTCGATATCATATTGTTTTGTTTTTCTATTATAAATTTGAATCATTGTATTCTCTTTTCTATAAATATTTTAGCACTTAATCTGAATTTTATAATATATAGAAAATTAATGCAATTTAAAAACTCCCTCTTAGCATTTATTATTTATGCCAAAAAGGAGTTATTTTAGTTACTTATATTTTTATAACGATTTACTTGTATGGATCTATTGTTTGAATAGTCCCATCCTCGTTATATTTCAGTTCGGTAAATTTTACACATCTCTTATTATCACGACCGCCTGATAATGAGCTGTCATGGTAAAACAGGTACCACTTACCCTTGAATTGAACAATTGAATGGTGGGTAGTCCAGCCTACTACCGGGGTAAGTATCTTACCTTTGAATACAAAAGGTCCTTTCGGATCTTTACCAACTGCGTATACAATGCTGTGAGTTGTACCTGTCGAGTAGGAAAGGTAGTAATTCCCATTATACTTGTGCATCCATGGGCCTTCAAAGTATCTTCTGTCTTCATCGCCGGCTAGGATTGGATTCCCCTCTTCATCAACAATGGAAATCTCTGTTGGTGCCTCTTTGAATGTAAGCATATCATCACTCAATTCAGCTACTCTTGGACCTATGGCAGGTTCTGTTGCAGCGGGACCTTCTCCGTCAGGATTAAAGCTTCCTGTCTGCCATTTCTCAAGCTGGCCTCCCCATAAACCGCCGAAATAGATGTATGCTCTATTATCATCATCCACCAAAACAGCAGGGTCTATGCTGAAACTGCCGGGAATTGGCTCTTTTTGAGCTGTAAAAGGACCTGTCGGGGATGAACTTGTAGCTACCCCGATTCTGAATATATCATCTTTGTCTCTTGCGGGAAAGTACAAATAGTAGGTATTATTTTTGTAAGCAGCATCCGGTGCCCACATTTGTTTAGATACCCATGGAATGTCTTTCATATGAAGGGCCTCACCATTGTCAACGCAGGGCGAATTTAAATCATCCATGGACAATACGTGGTAGTCCTCCATCATGTACTGGTCTCCGTTATCGTTTGATTCTATATCCTCGTCAAGATCATGTGATGGATATACATATATTTTTGCGTCAAATACGTGAGCAGACGGGTCTGCTGTATAAATGTGAGTTACTAAAGGCTCTTTTTGTTTTACAATTTTCTCCATATGACTTTCTCCTTAATTAACAAAATAGTTATAATAAAGTTAACAGTTACCATTATATCAATATTTTATTAACATTCAATCTTAAAAATACATTATAGTACCCATTTTATTAGTTATATTTTTTTGCCTTTCCTACCTGTACTGCCTTTCTTTGTGAATCTTCCTATGATCCAAAGTATAATCGTGGTATATTTGACCATAAATTATTATGTATAGTATACTTGTACGGTATAAGAGCCATCACTTTCAGGCCTTGTACATGGAGGTGTTCATTTTTGATAAGTAAAACATTATTTCAGTGTCCAAACTGTTCAAAACAATTAAAACAAGGGCAAAAACAGTACTTTTGTCCAAACGGACACTGTTTTGATATCGCAAAACAAGGTTATGTGAATCTTTTGCTTTCCAGCCATATCGGAACCGGCAAACCCGGGGACAGTAAGGAAATGATTAAAAGCCGCAGAGAATTTCTTGATAAGGGTTATTACCAAGAGTTTTCAGACGCCCTTAATAATATGGTTATTGAAACGCTAACCGCTGAACAGTCTGATAATTTCAGTATATTCGACGCCGGGTGCGGTGAAGGCTACTATGTCAGCAGATTAAAGAAACAAATTTCGAAATTAGTCAACAAGAAGTATTTGGATATTTATGGAATAGATGTGTCAAAATCTGCAATACAATATGCTGCGGGGCGTGATAAAGATATCCGGTTTGCTGTTGCCAGCAGTTACCACGTACCCCTTTTAACAAGCTCCGTTGATTGTATTTTATGCATTTTTGCACCTAGAGATGAACAGGAATTTAAACGCATCTTGAAACCATCCGGGAAGCTTATCGTTGCAGCACCGGGCGCCAATCACCTTTACAGCCTAAAAGAGTTTTTATATGACAGCCCGGATATTATAGGCCAAAAGGGAACGGTGGGAGAAGGATTCACTCTAGCAGAACATAAAAACGTGTCCTACTCTATTTCTGTTGAAAATACAGAGGATATGTATAATTTGTTTAAAATGACTCCGTACAGTCGCCATGCTGATGCTAAAGCAGAAAATAAGCTTAAATCATCTGGATTTTTCAAAACAGAAGTTGACATTAACATACGGATGTACCAAAAAATTTAAACTGTTATTTGACAAAAATGCAAAATATTTTACAGCTATTGCTACTACAAGGAATGCTTATTGGAATCGGCTTTCTTAGATACAATATTGATTTTTATCGACTTGAATAAAATCGCCGCCATCAAGGAGATCAAAAATACCATGACAGGAGCACAATATAAGAGAAACTCAGGCATATTTTTCCAGATGCATACCATCGGAAAATCAGAGCCACAATCGACATATGGAAAATATAGATAAAAAGCGAATACTCCCGTCCTATTTTTTCAATAATTGTGTTTTTACCGATATATGGGTGTTGGAGTAAGAATAGTACTATTGCTATTACTAGCAGTTCCGCACTTATAAATGGAGGTGCCACAGAATTATATATAGTAAATTCAATATAATTAGTAATTATCAATACAGTTATTATAATTGGAATAAGCAGCTTATTGAGCCGTGTAAGAAACACAGCTTGGTATCTTCTTATTATACATCCGAACATAAAATAAGGTACCGATACCATAATGCAATTACGCCAGACAATCATATCGCCTCCTGCCCGTAGAGGCAAGATATAGCATAGTAATAGCAAGGGTGCTGCGAACATAATATAATTTACTAATTTCAGTCTGCACAGTAACAGTATAATAATAAGCGCATAAAGGAGTGACCCCAAATACCACAGATGGTCCGCAAAAGGAGATTGATTATAAATTGCAAAGTCTAACCATTTTTCAGAAGTAAAAAGTTGTTTTATATCATATATAGGATTACTACTGAAAATAAGCTGCAATACAATATCAACCAGTAAATACAGGATATTAGCCAAAACCGTCAGTAGAGCTATTTTTCTGATTTGTTTTTTTAACCGCTTTGAAAATTCTTCTCTGTCTGTTCTATAGCAAAAGTATCCGCAAACTACTAAGAAAAAAGGAACAGCAATTTTACCATAAGCTATGACAATACTTCCTATTTCTCCATAAAATGGTATATGTATACAAACAACCAGAAATGCTGCTACTGCTCTCATGTAATCAATTGAATGTATCTTTTCCACTAATCTCTCCTCCTTTAGCTGTCTTACCAGGTAGTTTGCCCTTAGGGGTTATTAAGCCTATTAAAGTCCTGTTGATTATATGAAGAAGGAATGCCGCTGCAACAGATGATATAACTACCATTGTTACATATAAAAGGTTATTGGAGATATTTATTATTTCAGATTTATACAACAACAGAAAAAGATAGTGTATCAGGTACAGTTCCAAAGAAATCTTTGAAAGGAACCTGAGTATCATATTACTAAATGTAATCTTCATAGAAAGTATGAAAATAGACGATACAAAGAGAATCACCGCCGGAAGCTGAGTGGAAAAGCATATCAAGCTTTCTGGATACCCGGAAGCAATTGCAGTTTGTGCGTAATAGGAGAATTTGTCAAGTGTATAAACTGAAACTTTAAACATTACAATCAATGCTGCAATGACTGAAGGTAATAACAAAACATAATATTTTTTGACCTTTACTATTAGACCTTTTTCAATCCTTGCAATTATCATTCCCACATAAAAAAGAAAACAGGTATTGTACCACCATTCACCCTGCAGCCACCAAGGTCCATGTCTAAGGATAAGGCTGAGTATAGTGTAAAAGATTATAAATATTGCCATGGATACAAAAGCTATTTTTTCATTCTTTAAATAATTGAATATAAAATAAAATGCTAAATAAAAAATTACCATTGTCACTATGAACCACGCTTGAGGGTTAATTAGCTGTATCCCTGTAAGGTTTAAAAATACTTGCAATAGGGAGGGTTTAGGATTTAGTGCTAAAAATACTGCCATGTATATTAGCGTTGTAACATAAAACGGAACTAGGACAGACGGAAGCCTTCTACCCACAAAGCCTTTTAAATAACTATATTTTGTCTTATAGCTTTTTATTAACCCATAACCTGAACAGAAAAAGAATATACCTACGAATAAAACTCCATAATCGGCAAAGGGAGACAAAGCTTGAGAATCAGTTATGATTTGAGAAATGTGATGAATAATTATCAGAACCGCACAGAATCCTTGAATTATCTTGGTATTACTGAGGGATAAAAAACCGTCGTCCCATCCCCTTATACGGACTTTTGCTCCGAAAAGGAGAATCACTGCAAGTATTACATAAATACTTATCATAGCTTCACCTGTCTTATTATTTTTATAAGAACATTTTATTTCTACATTTTTACATTTACAATAGATTAAATTGTTGTTTTGGTAAAAATACTATTGTAATAAATTGTAGTTATTTTAGAATACTTGCTCAGAATAAATAAAAAAATACAACCCCCAAAATAAGCTACTTAAGCTTAATAGTGGGAATTGTATTTTTGTTATATCTTGTTTAGATAGTTGTCCAACCACCGTCAACAGTCAGCAACTGTCCGGTTGTGTAACTGGATGCATCCGAAGCAAAATACACAATAGCTCCGTCTAATTCACCATCTCTTCCTGCTCTGCCCATCGGACAGCTTGCTTTGATAAGATTATGAAAATCTTCATTTGCAAGAATGTCATCTGTCATCTCGCTTGGGAAATATGCGGGGCCGATTGCATTAACTGTAATACCGTGTTTTGCCCACTCATTAGCCAACGACTTTGTTAACATCTCTACTGCACCTTTTGTAGTACAGTATGCAGTAATAGGCAGTCCCGGCATTGCAACAGTACTGTGGATGGAACCAATGTTTATAATTCTTCCATATTTCTTTTCAAGCATAATCTTTCCAACTTCACGGGCAAAATAGTAAACTCCATTTATATTGACACTCATCATAGTCTGCCATAATTCATCAGACTGTTCTTCTGCTGGCCCTGTTAATCCAATACCTGCATTGTTTACTAATATATCAATAGTCCCGAAATGTTCTTTAATCTCTTTAACTGCATTTGTAATATCAGCACTGTCCGATACGTCACATCTTACTGACAAACAACGTACGCCTAGTTCCTCGATATTTTTCTTTACTGCTTCCAATTTTTCAACTCTTCTTGCAACAATAGCAATGTCTGCGCCTTGCTTCGCAAGAGCCATTGCAAACTGAACTCCTAAACCTGAAGATGCTCCGGTAACAACTGCTATTTTCCCTGTTAAATCGAATAATCCTGCCATAGTTTATCTCCCCTTCTGCTAATAGTTTTTAATAAGGTTTAATATATAGCTTATAATTAGATTGTACTATTTGTTTATTTTTTGTCAATCTTATGTTGGTTTATGTGGCGGGATTTTACACATGTATTTTCAATTTATTCCCTTTGGTAGTATGTGTTGGAATACTGGATTATATACCTTTAACGTTTAAAAAAGTTAGAAGGCTTTTCTACCAAGGGATATAAGCTTTTTATCTTCTTGTTAATAATGACAATATATAAACTCGTATAAGAAGATAAGGCATTAACCATGTGGAAAAATAATTGCCGTATCTATAATAAGGGATTCTCCCATAAAGCTCATTATTTTTTATTCGGACTCAATATGATCATCATACTTCTTCCTTCAAGCTTAGGTTGTCTTTCTGCGACTCCAACTTCGCTAACCGCATTGGCAAATTTTTCGAGTACTTCTTTTCCATCCGATGTATATTTCATTTCCCTGCCTCGGAATCTTATACTGACCTTGACTTTATCCCCATCTTTTAGAAACTTATAGGCATTTTTAACCTTGACATCAAAATCATGTTCTTCAATCTTGGCAGACAACCTTACTTCTTTGATTGAAACAACTTTCTGATTTTTCTTCGCTTCCTTTTCTTTTTTAGCCTGTTCAAATAAGTATTTGCCGTAATCCATAATTTTACATACTGGTGGTGCACCATTTGGCACAATCTTTACAAGATCAAGATTTTTTGTTATAGCCATCTTTTGTGCTTCCTTTGATGACATAACTCCTAACATGGCACCATCCGCATCAATTAGACGGACCTCTGGATCCCTTATTTCTTCATTAATTGGTACTTGGTTTTTCCTAATAAAAAACACCTCCATAGATATTTTTACACTCTTACAATTTTTTATAAACCCTTTTTATGCCACTCAATGCACTTCACCCTCACTATAAATAAAAGAGTTACCATACATCCTTTTTTGTAGCTATTTTATTATAGCATTAATCTGCTGTTTATGCTTGAAGAATATACGATAATCTGTTTCAGGGAAACGTGCGTATAATTGTGATGATTAGAACTATATAAAATAAAGCATAACAAGGTACTGCATATTACTATACAATACCTTGTCAGTTTGTTCAAATATAAGTATAAATTTATATTATAATGAATCCAAGAAACTAGACGACAAAATCCAAAAAATTAGTTAGAATAAAGCTATGAAAAAGAGAAGAACTTTTACCCCTGAACAGAAAACCAAAATAGTCCTCGAAGTCTTAAAAGAGGCACAAACATTGACAGAGATCGCTGCTAAGTACGAAATCCAACCAAATCAGCTTACGCGTTGGAAATCTGAGTTCATAAAGAATGCCAACCGTGCTTTCAGTGATGATGCTGATGAAACCGAACAATTGAAGCAGGTACATGAAGCTCAGATTGACGAGCTTCACAGGCAAATAGGTCAGTTAACCGTAGAGCGTAACTGGCTCAAAAAAAAATCTGAACAATTCGGCCTGCCGACAGAGCCGCCAAAGCATGGTGGATAAAAAACATAAAAAGCTGACCATTACTCGACAGTGCCAGTTGCTAGGGCTTAATCGGAGTACGCTTTACTATCAGCCGCACGAACCTGATCGCAGCGAAGAATACCGTATTAAATGGCTTATTGATGAAATCTATACGAGAGACTCTTCACTTGGGTATCGGCGTATGACGCATATCCTTCATAGGGATCATGGCATAAACATCAACAAGAAGCGTACCCGCCGTTATATGAGGGAAATGAACATTTATGGAATCTGCCCAGGACCCAACCTAAGTAAACGGGGCCGATTGAAGTATGTCCATCCATATCTTCTCAGAG
This genomic stretch from Ruminiclostridium cellulolyticum H10 harbors:
- a CDS encoding glycerate kinase, whose amino-acid sequence is MKKFIISPDSFKGSMSSIEICGIIKTKIKEFYPHSEVVEIPIADGGEGTSDCFIQLLGAEKVCIEATGPYNEKLIGYYARTGDTAVLETAMFAGLTLAEGRLNPASTTTFGVGTMIRHAVENGCREIIIGLGGSCTNDAGTGMASALGVRFKNKEGEEFIPTGATLGEIAHIDTILADRFLKDCKITAMCDIDNPMYGKTGAAYVYAPQKGADGEMVLLLDKNLMELADTIKSQLGVDVSEIPGSGAAGAMGAGIVAFLNGSLKPGIETILDLIGFDDKVKDADIIFTGEGKIDGQSLRGKVVIGVAARAAKKDVPVVAIVGDVGDGAEAVYDMGVTAIVSINRVALPFEKAKARSKKDLADTMDMILRLMKNRVI
- the pfkA gene encoding 6-phosphofructokinase; this translates as MSDIKTIGVLTSGGDAPGMNAAIRAVVRTGIYYGLKMLGIRKGYNGLVTGDIFDMSARDVSDIIHRGGTILQTARCKAFTTDEGMQKAMSISKAFGIDAIVTIGGDGSYRGARDFSKFGMKVMGLPGTIDNDIASSEYTIGYDTAMNTVQDALDKIRDTAYSHERCSVLEVMGRRAGHIALNVGIAGGAEVILLPEREFDFDKDIIRKIIQGRNNGKKNYIIILAEGVAEKIGGALELSKKIEDLTGIETRGTVLGYIQRGGSPTIQDRVMASVMGAKAVKLLKDGVYNRIISVKDSKVIDLDIDEALAMKKDIDNDLLELSNVLSI
- a CDS encoding phosphatidylserine decarboxylase; translation: MIQIYNRKTKQYDIEQVAGGRLLNTLYTTGRGRLGLKLLVKRKIYSSLTGFFCDSKISRKTIKGFAEKFSIDTNECESKVEEFKSFNEFFARKLKPSARVFDTSEEKLLSPGDGRLQAWENIDTEKLLQIKGMTYSLSELLQDEKLAREYSGGTYLILRLCPVDYHRFHFFDSGKCMETRKIKGEYYSVNPVALSKIPELFCRNKREYSIFKTDNFGDVLFIEVGATSVGSIIQTYIPGERISKGAEKGFFKFGGSTILLIFKKNMVKIDDDIIMQTKEGFETKVLAGEAIGNCIDKRTK
- a CDS encoding glycoside hydrolase family 43 protein → MEKIVKQKEPLVTHIYTADPSAHVFDAKIYVYPSHDLDEDIESNDNGDQYMMEDYHVLSMDDLNSPCVDNGEALHMKDIPWVSKQMWAPDAAYKNNTYYLYFPARDKDDIFRIGVATSSSPTGPFTAQKEPIPGSFSIDPAVLVDDDNRAYIYFGGLWGGQLEKWQTGSFNPDGEGPAATEPAIGPRVAELSDDMLTFKEAPTEISIVDEEGNPILAGDEDRRYFEGPWMHKYNGNYYLSYSTGTTHSIVYAVGKDPKGPFVFKGKILTPVVGWTTHHSIVQFKGKWYLFYHDSSLSGGRDNKRCVKFTELKYNEDGTIQTIDPYK
- a CDS encoding putative RNA methyltransferase, which encodes MISKTLFQCPNCSKQLKQGQKQYFCPNGHCFDIAKQGYVNLLLSSHIGTGKPGDSKEMIKSRREFLDKGYYQEFSDALNNMVIETLTAEQSDNFSIFDAGCGEGYYVSRLKKQISKLVNKKYLDIYGIDVSKSAIQYAAGRDKDIRFAVASSYHVPLLTSSVDCILCIFAPRDEQEFKRILKPSGKLIVAAPGANHLYSLKEFLYDSPDIIGQKGTVGEGFTLAEHKNVSYSISVENTEDMYNLFKMTPYSRHADAKAENKLKSSGFFKTEVDINIRMYQKI
- a CDS encoding acyltransferase family protein; this encodes MEKIHSIDYMRAVAAFLVVCIHIPFYGEIGSIVIAYGKIAVPFFLVVCGYFCYRTDREEFSKRLKKQIRKIALLTVLANILYLLVDIVLQLIFSSNPIYDIKQLFTSEKWLDFAIYNQSPFADHLWYLGSLLYALIIILLLCRLKLVNYIMFAAPLLLLCYILPLRAGGDMIVWRNCIMVSVPYFMFGCIIRRYQAVFLTRLNKLLIPIIITVLIITNYIEFTIYNSVAPPFISAELLVIAIVLFLLQHPYIGKNTIIEKIGREYSLFIYIFHMSIVALIFRWYASGKICLSFSYIVLLSWYF
- a CDS encoding acyltransferase family protein translates to MISIYVILAVILLFGAKVRIRGWDDGFLSLSNTKIIQGFCAVLIIIHHISQIITDSQALSPFADYGVLFVGIFFFCSGYGLIKSYKTKYSYLKGFVGRRLPSVLVPFYVTTLIYMAVFLALNPKPSLLQVFLNLTGIQLINPQAWFIVTMVIFYLAFYFIFNYLKNEKIAFVSMAIFIIFYTILSLILRHGPWWLQGEWWYNTCFLFYVGMIIARIEKGLIVKVKKYYVLLLPSVIAALIVMFKVSVYTLDKFSYYAQTAIASGYPESLICFSTQLPAVILFVSSIFILSMKITFSNMILRFLSKISLELYLIHYLFLLLYKSEIINISNNLLYVTMVVISSVAAAFLLHIINRTLIGLITPKGKLPGKTAKGGEISGKDTFN
- a CDS encoding SDR family oxidoreductase gives rise to the protein MAGLFDLTGKIAVVTGASSGLGVQFAMALAKQGADIAIVARRVEKLEAVKKNIEELGVRCLSVRCDVSDSADITNAVKEIKEHFGTIDILVNNAGIGLTGPAEEQSDELWQTMMSVNINGVYYFAREVGKIMLEKKYGRIINIGSIHSTVAMPGLPITAYCTTKGAVEMLTKSLANEWAKHGITVNAIGPAYFPSEMTDDILANEDFHNLIKASCPMGRAGRDGELDGAIVYFASDASSYTTGQLLTVDGGWTTI
- the infC gene encoding translation initiation factor IF-3, with amino-acid sequence MEVFFIRKNQVPINEEIRDPEVRLIDADGAMLGVMSSKEAQKMAITKNLDLVKIVPNGAPPVCKIMDYGKYLFEQAKKEKEAKKNQKVVSIKEVRLSAKIEEHDFDVKVKNAYKFLKDGDKVKVSIRFRGREMKYTSDGKEVLEKFANAVSEVGVAERQPKLEGRSMMIILSPNKK
- a CDS encoding IS3 family transposase (programmed frameshift); the protein is MKKRRTFTPEQKTKIVLEVLKEAQTLTEIAAKYEIQPNQLTRWKSEFIKNANRAFSDDADETEQLKQVHEAQIDELHRQIGQLTVERNWLKKKLNNSACRQSRQSMVDKKHKKLTITRQCQLLGLNRSTLYYQPHEPDRSEEYRIKWLIDEIYTRDSSLGYRRMTHILHRDHGININKKRTRRYMREMNIYGICPGPNLSKRGRLKYVHPYLLRGLTIDRPNQVWSVDITYCRMPKGHMYLAAIIDWHSKYIVGYELSNTMDKSLVLNLVKRTITAHGKPEIINSDQGSQFTCEDYINLLKENNIKVSMDGKGQALDNICIERFWRSLKWEKLYLEEYSTPKQLRNIIQEYIAYYNIYRPHQTLEYRTPGEVYYRTLAEKTA